A single genomic interval of Spirosoma taeanense harbors:
- a CDS encoding SusC/RagA family TonB-linked outer membrane protein has protein sequence MQKRFTRQKVYCIARNAFLVATSRPRQVACCLMLLLGLLCSAGAYAQTKVSGKVVDAQGAALPGVSIVVKGTTTGTVSDADGNYALNVQNGNATLVFSYIGYTSQEIALNGRSSVNLTLASDDKMLSEVVVVGYGEQKKETVTGSVASVKGSELVKSPAINLTNSIAGRMPGVIATNRSGEPGYDGAAIRIRGSNTLGNNDALIVIDGVPARAGGIDRLNPADIESISVLKDASAAIYGSRAANGVILVTTKRGKTGKPELLYNFNQGWAQPTVIPKMSSAAQYAELNNEINAYNLPAQYWKDALTAFRTTGTYTRPDNGAVAKAAFTPDDIKKFQDGSDPWGHPNTNWFEAALKPWSPQTRHTLQLTGGGENIKYLVSAGYQNQDAYYKNSATGYKQYDFRTNLDAKISKHISTVFGVVGRQENRFFPTKPAGAIFRMLMRGYPNKPAYWPNGLPAPDIENGEQPVLITTSATGYDRDTRYYLQSNASVNITNPWIEGLKFSGSVALDKFIQQGKTWQTPWSIYSWDYTSYDANKQPILNRVQKGPNAQATLNQYTNDQFSSLLSGILTYERTFATDHAVTLLAGVTKEASNSNGFSAFRKYFASTAIDQLFAGGNAEKNSNTTAAWQRARMSYFGRAGYNYKEKYLAEFLWRYDGSYMFPKASRWGFFPGVSVGWRLSEEDFIKQSIPAISSLKLRGSWGQLGNDQVFFNNTLREYDYLPTYAYGDPANANWGYVINGQVVPTLYENGVPNTTLTWEVANNANIGLEGSLLNGKIFFEFDVFQNKRSNILWRKSASIPQTTGMTLPATNIGKVTNQGYEFNVGYNGQSGELKYNISVNGGYARNKITFWDETPGAPEWQRSTGKSMPTNVNDPNQANGTLMYVYDGIFATQGEIDANKIDYSGVGGRLLRPGDMRLKDINGDGKIDGDDRVRQDKNNIPRFQGGLNLGLRYRNFDLTVLFQGSTGAQIFLQTESGTIGNFLEWSYNNRWTVDNPSTVHPRIVDRSNQYFSNGTTYWLKSTDYIRLKNLELGYTLPAALTTRIGLSNLRVYVNGLNLATYAPQMKGLFDPEAASSSAQYYPQARVINTGLSVSF, from the coding sequence ATGCAAAAACGTTTTACTCGTCAAAAGGTCTACTGCATTGCCAGGAACGCCTTTTTGGTAGCGACCAGTCGTCCCCGGCAGGTTGCCTGCTGTCTTATGTTGCTGCTTGGCCTGCTGTGCTCGGCTGGCGCCTATGCCCAAACGAAAGTTAGCGGTAAAGTTGTCGACGCGCAGGGAGCCGCTCTGCCAGGAGTTAGCATCGTGGTCAAGGGGACAACCACGGGTACGGTATCGGACGCTGATGGTAACTATGCGCTGAATGTGCAGAACGGTAACGCCACGCTCGTCTTTTCCTACATCGGCTACACCAGTCAGGAAATTGCCCTCAACGGCCGTAGTTCGGTCAATCTTACTCTGGCCAGCGACGACAAGATGTTGAGCGAGGTTGTGGTGGTCGGGTATGGCGAGCAGAAGAAAGAAACCGTAACCGGCTCGGTTGCCTCGGTGAAAGGCTCGGAACTGGTGAAGTCGCCAGCCATAAACCTGACCAACTCCATTGCAGGCCGGATGCCGGGCGTTATTGCCACCAACCGCAGTGGCGAACCGGGTTACGATGGTGCCGCCATCCGGATTCGGGGCTCAAATACGTTAGGAAATAATGATGCACTCATTGTTATTGACGGGGTGCCGGCCCGGGCCGGGGGGATTGACCGACTAAATCCGGCCGATATTGAAAGCATCTCTGTACTGAAGGATGCGTCAGCGGCTATCTATGGTTCGCGGGCGGCAAACGGGGTTATTCTGGTAACCACCAAGCGGGGAAAAACCGGCAAGCCGGAACTGCTCTATAATTTCAATCAGGGCTGGGCGCAGCCAACGGTTATCCCTAAAATGTCGTCGGCGGCTCAGTACGCTGAACTCAACAACGAGATCAATGCCTATAACCTGCCGGCGCAATACTGGAAAGACGCGCTCACGGCCTTCCGCACCACGGGTACGTATACTCGCCCCGACAACGGTGCCGTTGCCAAGGCCGCCTTTACGCCCGACGACATCAAGAAGTTTCAGGATGGTTCGGATCCCTGGGGACACCCTAATACGAACTGGTTCGAGGCAGCTCTGAAACCCTGGTCGCCCCAGACGCGGCACACGCTTCAGCTGACTGGTGGTGGCGAAAATATCAAATACCTGGTGTCGGCCGGCTACCAGAATCAGGATGCGTATTACAAGAACTCGGCAACGGGCTACAAGCAGTACGACTTCCGGACGAACCTGGATGCGAAAATCAGCAAGCATATCAGTACCGTTTTTGGGGTAGTAGGCCGCCAGGAGAATCGCTTCTTCCCGACCAAGCCGGCGGGCGCTATTTTCCGGATGCTGATGCGGGGCTATCCGAACAAACCGGCTTACTGGCCAAATGGTCTGCCTGCACCGGACATTGAGAACGGTGAACAGCCGGTTCTGATCACGACGAGCGCAACGGGTTATGACCGCGATACCCGCTACTACCTGCAAAGTAACGCGAGCGTGAACATTACCAACCCCTGGATCGAAGGGTTGAAGTTTTCAGGTAGTGTAGCTCTGGATAAATTCATTCAGCAGGGGAAAACCTGGCAGACGCCCTGGTCTATCTATAGCTGGGATTACACTTCCTACGACGCGAACAAGCAGCCAATTCTGAACCGGGTTCAGAAAGGGCCCAACGCGCAGGCGACTCTGAACCAGTACACCAACGATCAGTTCAGCTCGCTCCTGTCGGGGATTCTGACCTACGAACGGACATTCGCGACCGATCATGCCGTAACCCTGCTGGCAGGTGTTACTAAAGAGGCCTCCAACTCGAACGGGTTCTCGGCCTTCCGGAAATACTTTGCTTCAACGGCCATCGACCAGTTGTTTGCCGGTGGTAATGCCGAGAAAAACTCCAACACGACGGCCGCCTGGCAGCGGGCACGGATGAGCTACTTCGGCCGGGCCGGGTATAACTACAAAGAAAAATACCTGGCTGAGTTCCTGTGGCGATACGATGGCTCCTATATGTTCCCGAAAGCAAGCCGGTGGGGCTTCTTCCCGGGGGTATCGGTAGGCTGGCGGCTGTCGGAAGAGGATTTTATCAAGCAGTCGATTCCAGCCATCAGCTCGCTCAAGCTGCGGGGCTCGTGGGGGCAGTTGGGTAACGACCAGGTATTTTTCAACAATACGTTGCGGGAGTATGACTACCTGCCAACCTATGCCTACGGTGATCCGGCCAACGCCAACTGGGGTTACGTAATCAACGGTCAGGTTGTTCCGACGCTGTACGAAAACGGTGTGCCCAATACGACTCTGACCTGGGAGGTAGCTAACAATGCGAACATTGGACTGGAAGGATCGTTGCTAAACGGAAAAATCTTCTTCGAGTTCGACGTTTTCCAGAACAAGCGTTCCAACATCCTATGGCGGAAGAGCGCTTCCATTCCGCAGACTACGGGGATGACCCTGCCGGCTACCAACATTGGTAAAGTAACGAACCAGGGCTACGAGTTTAACGTCGGTTATAACGGACAGTCCGGGGAGTTGAAATATAATATCAGCGTAAACGGCGGTTATGCCCGAAACAAGATAACCTTCTGGGACGAAACCCCCGGTGCGCCGGAGTGGCAGCGTTCGACGGGCAAGTCAATGCCGACCAACGTAAACGACCCGAACCAGGCCAACGGTACGCTCATGTATGTCTATGACGGTATCTTCGCTACCCAGGGCGAGATCGACGCAAACAAGATCGACTACAGTGGCGTCGGGGGCCGGTTGCTGCGGCCGGGTGATATGCGGCTCAAGGACATCAACGGCGATGGTAAAATCGACGGCGACGACCGGGTTCGGCAGGATAAAAACAACATACCGCGGTTCCAGGGCGGGTTAAACCTGGGGTTGCGCTACCGCAACTTCGACTTAACGGTTCTCTTCCAGGGGTCAACCGGTGCGCAGATCTTCCTCCAGACCGAGTCGGGAACGATTGGTAACTTCCTGGAGTGGAGCTATAATAACCGCTGGACGGTCGATAACCCCAGCACCGTTCATCCGCGCATTGTGGACCGGAGCAACCAGTACTTCTCGAACGGTACTACCTACTGGCTGAAAAGCACGGATTACATCCGCCTGAAGAACCTCGAACTGGGATACACGCTTCCCGCAGCCCTAACGACCCGGATTGGTTTGAGCAACCTGCGCGTATATGTCAACGGGCTCAACCTGGCTACGTACGCACCCCAGATGAAAGGTTTGTTCGATCCAGAAGCAGCCAGCAGCAGCGCGCAGTATTATCCGCAGGCACGGGTTATCAACACAGGGTTGTCGGTTAGTTTCTAA